cactatggaaaatagcatGGAGGTGCCTCAAAACCTGAAGAGAAGAACTACCATATCACCTGGCCATCCCACTTCAAGATGTGTATCAGAAGGAAGTGAAAACAGGGTCTCGAAGAATCCCACACACTGTTCACTGCAATCACAGCAGATGAAGAGACGAAGAAGGCATGGTGTGCACGCACGGAGAAATGGAGGCTGTGCATCAGTTATATCTAAAAATacctggaaaaaatgaaaataaagtaatcTTGGGGActgttaaaaatatatgaatgctCTGaggggaggataaattaggagtctgaggttaacatatacatactactatatatattgaataaaatagCTAAtcgacaaggacctactgtatagcacccgGACCTCTCGTCAATACTCTGGAACAACCTCTGtgggagaagaatctaaaaaatggatatatgtgtatgtatgtattgcactgattgctgaggaaggctttcttatctctccttgctattctttggaactctgcattggaaggactgatgctgaggctgaaactccagtactttggccacctcatgcgaagagttgactcattggaaaagactctgatgctgggaggagttgggggcaggaggagaaggggacggcagaggatgagatggctggatggcatcaccgactcgatgggcatgagtttgggtgaactccgggagtcggtgatggacagggaagcctgatgtgctgcaattcatgggatcgcaaagagttggacactactgagcgactgaactgagaactgaactgatatgtatgtATAGCAGAATCATTTTACTGTACACctaaagctaacacaacattgtaaatcaactctattccattataaaacaaacattaaattaaactgacaaagaaGATGCTGGGTTGACAAACCTGTacgtgtatatacatacacactctgGAAAATCATGTGCATATATATGGTAAAACCATGAAGAAAGGAGATGATGAATATAAAATCCAAAGTTAAAGGAGGAACTTAGGGCTTCAAAATTTTTAACGACGTCTATTACTTAAGCTGCAAGGTATACACTCAAGTGTTACAGGGTATTCCTGGTTTAAAGAGTAGGCATTTATTAGGTATATTCTTTTGTTTGTATGATACATTGCAAGAAAAAGTTTCCCAAAAGTTCACCTAGTGTTCTGAGAGAGACACTGGCACTGAATTTATTGGTCAGGAGTCATTTCCGTCCACCAGAGGGGGCTGTGACCCTGAGCAGGCATAGCAACAGATGTCACTGGTTCTCAGCTTCTCAAGGGCCTGTGGACCCAGAGGGCAGCACCGCGCATGCCCAGGAGCAGGGCCACCTTCAGGAAGACCAGCAGCAGGAAGTGGGCGCTGCCCAGCAGGAAGTGGACGCTGCCCAGCGGGGGCCTTTGTGGAACACGGGGACAGTGAACCGCATCCTTAGAGAGACGCCCTGGtctctccacccccgccccccagagcTGAGGCCACGGCAGTCCACACGAAGATCACCCCCGGACAGAGCAGCCCTGCTCTAAGGCCTTCTGCTCCCCTTCTCTCTGCTTAACAATCCCCTTGAGAATTAGGCCTGTGAGCGTGAGGGTGAGAATCACGTGAGGGGGACCAGGGATCCTGGCGGGATCTGGGCAGGAGGAGGGTTCCTTCCAAGGCCCCCCACATGTGGGGCTACCCTATCCGGGGTACAGTAATCAGTCGTGTCTCCTCTCCTATAAACAGCATTTTCCATGAAGGAAGGAACTGTTCTATTCACAGGGAGAAACTCATACCAGCTGGATGCCTCTGAAGACCAGCCCTTAAACATCTGCCGTATACtctaacatgaaataaaattaaattaaaaaaagtcatACGGTGAACGTTAGAAAAAACAAGTGACGGTAGTAGTTGATGGATGAACGAATGACTCCCTGAGCTCTCTCCGCCCCCGGAGGCTGGGGTTCTTCAACAGGATGACACGTCTGACCAGGctcctggggggcaggggccACAGTGCAGGGGCCAGTGATGCCCAGAGCTTCTGCCACCTGCTCTGCCCTGGACCGGGTCCTGAGGCCTCCTTTTATGGGACATTTGCACTCACTTTTCTCTCTACCTGGAGTCTTATTTGTGCAGAAACCTGAATGCCAGGCTCCCAAGATCCTGCAGGTCTCCCCTCAAAAGAATCAGCCAGGTGTCCCTGATTATCATGTATTAAATAGCAAATTTAATCACCTTCCCACACACTCACCAAAACCCCAGTGACTGGTATTTCTCCGTAGTACCCATCCCAAACCACCATATTTACATAGGAACTCTGTGTGGACTGGCTCAGGGCGTGACTTCCCCCATACAGCACAACTCTCAGAGTAGGGTCCTGTCTGGGTGGTCTTACCTGCATCCACAGCAGAGCCCCAGGCACACAGTAGGACCTTCACAGTCCGGTGTGGGAGTAAACGAGGGGCCCGGAGACGGAAGACCCAAATCCCCGAACGTCCCCTCACCCAGAGGAGAAACCACACAGGTGCCAATGTCCTGGGACGTGGGCCCCTTACCGAGGAGGTTTGCCAGGATCGGGGGTCTCCTGACCAGATGCAGTGCTCCAGGTGGGCACTGGCAGGCTCGTGGGAGAGCCTGGGGAGCCTGTGGACCTCTCGGGGCCGGTGGCTATAGCAGGGGTGCGGGCAAAGCAGAAGGCAGGTCCCGTTTCCTTCCCCGGGTCCCACACTCTGTCCCTGTGTGGCTGTGACTCACAGAGTCAAGGTCACTCAGGCCATCTGGTCAGATGTGCGTGTCCACTGCTCCCCATGGCCTCACCCAGGCCTGACCAGCAccctgggctcccctcccccaacccctccagaTGCACCCTGGGCAGGTGAGCACGGTCAATGCCAAGTAGAAAGCAAGAGGGACAGAGAGGGTCAGCCTGGCAGGGCAGGGCGAGCCCCAAGAGGGACAGAGTAGGGGTTCCTTTTTGCTCTTTCCTTGGGGTTACAAGAGAAACCCCAGAGCCCCAGGAGGTCCTTCCAGAACACTGGAGGGTCACTGGTGGCCTCTGGTCCAGCACAAGGGCAGGGTATGTATTGGAAGCAGGATCGTGGTGGAGAAGCCCGGTGCAGATGCGGGCTCTGGAGCAGGTCCCACCCCTGGGCTCAGGGGCAAGCCCGTCTCAGGTCCTCAGGGCCCCAGGCTCAAGGCCAGCCTGTATGCAGTGGGGCCTTGTGAGAGCGCGCCCCCCATAGGCAGAACCCTGCACAGGCCAGAAAGTGACACGGGCCCCTTGAGAGTGGACGTGCCCTTGTGAGGAGAGCAGGCAGCCTGGACCCCAGAGCAGGATGCCCGCCAGCCCGTGAAGCAGGAAGATGCCCACCTTGACAGTGTCCACGTGTAGCTCTAGGGTGGCCCCACTCACAGACAgagatgtgcatgtgtgcaaaCAAACGTGGGCCCAAGACACCACCCATAGCCAGGCCCACCGCCCACCCCCTCCTGGTCATCCTGGCCCAGCCTTTCTGTCCTATTTCCTTCCTGAGGGTCCGGGTGACCAGCCTGGCTCTGGAGTGAGGGTGGAAGATGCTCACCTGGGATCACAAACACCTCCACATTGAAGATGGGGTCAAATGTAGATAACACATCGATTCCACACCGGTACAGTCCCCCATCTTCTTCTCTGAGGTTCTCCAAGGTCACTGTGAAGGTGAGCCTTGCAGGATGGTCTCTGATGGACACGCGGCCCCTCCTCACTTCTCTCGCTGACTCTCTGGTCTCCACAGTCTTCCACAAACATAGGGATGTGCACCAGAATTTGTTGTCGTCTATGAATTCCTCCTGGTACCTACACTCCACGCTCAGGGATTCTCCCACGATGCCTGTCACTCTGCTGGGGCCACTCAGGGACAAACAACCTGGAAAACACAACCAGCTCCTTGTCCAGGGGCGCAGGGCTGGGAACACCAAGGATGTGGGTCCCGCAAGGGGCCCGTGGGGTTGGAAGAGGTGGAGGCAGGAGGCAAACGTTTCCTCAGACCCAGGGAAGGCTGAGGAGGGACACGTACCCTCCTCAAAGGGTGTCTACGGAGAAGGGAAGGGCCCAGGCTGGaaagaactgtgtgtgtgttcctgggaGGAGCCAAGGTCCTCTCTGATTGTGACTGTTGGGGTGTGACCATCACAGGCTCTCCCTCCCAACAGCACAGTGGACCAGCTTCACCTGCTTTGCTCCCTGAACCGTCCTGCTCTCTGCTGAGACAGGCGGCGGCCCCTTCTGGAACTTTCTCCCTTCCCCCCGCTGCTGGTCCCACGCTCACCCagctccagccctgcccctccccgccccccaacctCCCCCAGGAAGAGCTGAGCCAATCACCTGGGAGGTGGAGCAGCAGCGGAGCTGAAGGCAgccacccagccctgcccctcggGGTCATTTCCCCAACAGGGATGCCACTACAGCCAGGCCTCGGGCAGGGACAGGGTGGAGCCTCTTCAGAGGAATCACTTCCAGTCCTCACTTCTGCTTTTCTGGGCCTCTCTGCTTCCTGGTCCCATCCCGGGTCAGCTCAGGTGGttcagggggcagggggcaggaagCTTAGGGGGAGGGGCACACGGCTGGTCCAGGTGCTTGGACCCACTGCCCTCAGCTTCTCTCAATCCAACGACTGGATGCGTCCAGGGTCCCCCGATCTAGGAGGCTGCCCCCTCCCAACCCTGCACAGCAGGTCCTCTCTCGGTCTCACACACGCTCCGGCAGCAGCACCAAGCTGTGCTCCTCTTCTGTGGGGCCTTAGCTTCCGTGTCACATCATTTCCCTGCTGTCAGGATGGACACTCGGATGAGGATGCCATGCTCATCCATCCTCTCTGGCCTTCATGGGGATGACCCAGGGTCTGTGTCACCATGACCAGGGACCGCAGGCAACCTGTGGGACCCCTAAGTCCACTTCCTGCCCCGCAAGTCTGTCCTGTGACCCCAGACAACTTCTTATGTTCCACCTTGGCTCTGGTTCTCCCCGGGGTACACATCCCTCGGGCTGTGGCTTCCCGTGTCTTGGGCCCCTCGCTGCCTACATTCGACTCAGAATAGCGGTTCCCAACCTTTCCATGCTCTGCCTCTGGACAGAGTCTACTCCCTTTTGAGAACTACAGAGAGCCTGAGAACTGACAGGAGGTCAGAGGAGAAGATGCTGGGTGGAGGGATGAGGACTTGGGGGCCTGGGGCTGAGAGGAACCTCCTCCCCAACCAATGGCACAGAGGGGTGATTGTACAACAGGGGCCCCAGGGCACTGGCTGCTGGGGCCTCTCCTGGATGCACATCGATGAGCAGGGGCCTCTTCACGATGCAGAGATGAGGGAGGGGACAGCCCACAGAGAGGAGACAGACTGCCTTCACCGATGGTGGCTTGTTCAAGTGCCATGCTGGACCTTTAAGCCCTATTTTCCCAGGCACtgtggtaggggtgggggtgggggggcctccTGTCCTACCCTCGGGTAGGTTATTCCAGTTTCTCAAGCTGGTCTGCACACCCCAGGGTCTCCCACTGCTCCCCTGCAGATCCTGACTCTCCTCAGTTCTGGTCACAGGCAGTACACCTGCGTCCCAGTGCATAGCAGGGTTGGATGCCTGCCCGTCCCAGGACGAAGCCCTGTGTTCTGACTGGTTCCCTCAACATAGCTCTTGGCAGCACCCAAAGGTCCAGCATTCGGCCTCAACATCCTGTTGCAGATCCACGCTGGGCTGCTGCCCTGCTCACTTCCGGCCTGGTCCAGACCCTTGAATCCCTGCTCCTCTGCCTGACCCACCAACATCCGTGACTGGACACCCTTGTCCACTCTCCCAGCTTATGTTGGCTCCCCATCTATGGTCTCTTGGCGCCTATGACACCCCCTAGGCTTTCATCACGCCTGGGATTTGGGGTTCCCGGTGTGTCTCCTGCTGggctgtgaccccatgaatgcagGGTCCTCGTCCTGCCTCATGGCCCGGAGTCTTTCCACAATATGTGCGTGTTGCAGTTCAGCTCCTGGGCTGTCGAGTGGATGAATGGTGAACGCCTCTCTCAGGTCTCCCCTGCTTTCAGAAGACTAAGTTCTCCTGTTCTGGTCTGTCTTTTCCTGCTCAGGCTGGGAAACAGGACTGGAGCATGATTCTTGGAGAACACGGCACCACCGGACCCTGCAGGCATCTGCTCCCTAGTCTTCCCTGGATCCCCATCGAAAGTGCTCCCCTGGCAGGACATTTTCATCTGGCCTTCCCTTTGCTCAAAGGCTCTTCCTCCAGATACCCACAGGGCTcactccatttctttcttctgatcTCAGTTAAATACAACCCTATTCGTGGAGCCTGACAGAAGTCACCCCTCACAACTGCACCAATAACAACTTACCTGATTTGATGTTATTCCAAGATACTCTTCACCTTACTTGGACTTTGACATTTCTGCATGTCTGCATACCTGTATTCTCGTGTTTGTTAATTATCTGTGTCAACCAGCTGGTATGTGAGGGCCATAAAGCCgagctcttgggcttccctggcagctcagtggtaaagaatctgcctgctgatgcaggagacacgggttccatccctgatccaggaagatcccacatgccatggagcaactaagccttttGTCACAACTGAtcggcctgtgctctagagcgaGGAAAGCCCAACTACTGAGGCTCCTGTGCCCTGGAACCCATGCTGCACAAAATGGGACGCCACCACCAAGGGaatcctgcacaccacaactactgagtagCCCGcagagcagcaaagacccagaacaggaAAGCAATTTTAATGttcaaggaaaacaattttttaaagctgagcTCTTTCTTCTGTTTGTTCATGGTTGGGACCATTGCCTGAATTAGTGCTTGCTACTTTGTTCATCTCTATACGTTTCCTGAGTGAAAAGCTGGTGAAATTCCCCCAGGCTTAGCTGCTGCAAATGGACGAGACATGACGATAACCTACCTTTCGGGGATGTTTGGTGCCCACAAGTTCATCATGATACACCTTGAACTGAAATCGGTGGGCAGCCTACTCAAGCCTTTCTTTGTTGCTGTAAGTAGGAGAGACTAGGCTATTGAACAGAGGAAACAGTCATGGCCCCTCAATCTATTTCCAGACTTGAACCAGGTCTAAAACCACAGGCCT
This portion of the Bubalus bubalis isolate 160015118507 breed Murrah chromosome 3, NDDB_SH_1, whole genome shotgun sequence genome encodes:
- the LOC123465550 gene encoding CMRF35-like molecule 6 isoform X1 → MTPRGRAGWLPSAPLLLHLPALRPWTRSWLCFPGCLSLSGPSRVTGIVGESLSVECRYQEEFIDDNKFWCTSLCLWKTVETRESAREVRRGRVSIRDHPARLTFTVTLENLREEDGGLYRCGIDVLSTFDPIFNVEVFVIPATQGQSVGPGEGNGTCLLLCPHPCYSHRPREVHRLPRLSHEPASAHLEHCIWSGDPRSWQTSSVRGPRPRTLAPVWFLLWVRGRSGIWVFRLRAPRLLPHRTVKVLLCAWGSAVDAGKTTQTGPYSESCAVWGKSRPEPVHTEFLCKYGGLGWVLRRNTSHWGFGECVGR
- the LOC123465550 gene encoding protein CD300H-like isoform X2, with amino-acid sequence MTPRGRAGWLPSAPLLLHLPALRPWTRSWLCFPGCLSLSGPSRVTGIVGESLSVECRYQEEFIDDNKFWCTSLCLWKTVETRESAREVRRGRVSIRDHPARLTFTVTLENLREEDGGLYRCGIDVLSTFDPIFNVEVFVIPGPRWAASTSCWAAPTSCCWSS